Below is a window of Streptomyces spongiicola DNA.
CACGCCCTGCCGGACTTCACCGGCGAGAACATGGATCAGCGGTCGTACGGCTTCTGGCTGACGCAGATCATGACCGAAGCCCACCGCCTCACGAAGACCGGTGGCACCGCGCTGCTGTTCACCGACTGGCGACAGCTTCCTGTCACGACGGACGCGATCCAGGCGGCCGGCTGGCTCTGGCGCGGCGTGCTGGCCTGGCACAAGCCGCAGGCCAGGCCCCAGCGCGGGAGGTTCACGCAAAACTGTGAGTTCATCGTGTGGGCCTCCAAGGGTGCGATCGACGGCTCCCGCAACCCCGTCTATCTACCGGGTATGTACTCGGCTTCGCAGCCCTCGGGAGCGAAGCGCCAGCACATCACGCAGAAGCCCGTCGAGGTGATGCGCGAGCTGGTCAAGATCAGCCCCGAAGGCGGCACGGTGCTCGACTTCTGCGCCGGCTCCGGCTCCACGGGCGTCGCCGCCCTGCTGGAGGGCCGCGACTTCATCGGCGTGGAGAAGACCGAGCACTACGCGTCCATTGCAGCCGACCGGCTCACCGAGACGGTCCGCGAAACCCTCACCCAGGACGCCGTGACCCTCACGGTCTGAGGACGCGGGCACGCTGTGTCATCCCGCCATGGCGCCGTCAGTCCGTCGACCGGTGCGCACATCACTGCTTTCGCTTTCTCCTTTTTCCGCAGCTCGTAGGAGGCCGCGCGTTCCATGTCTGAATCCGTAGAACCCTCGGAATGCGGGGAGTTGGAGCCGGTGCGCATTCCGGACCCCCACCTGGAGGGAATCGAGGCGAGCGTCCGCAGGCTGATGGAGCAGTCGGCGCAGCACGCCCAGCAGCTCGACCATCTCGCCGCGGCCCCGGCCCCGGCCGGATCACCGTTCGCCGCGTTCGGCATGCCGGGGCTCGGCGGACCGCCTCCGGCTGCGCCGCCGGAGCCGCGCCCGATTCTGGAACTGGACGGGGAGGAGCGCGAGGACGAGCTCGACGCCTTGTCCGACTGGGTCGACGACTTCTTCCTCCCGGTCTACGGGGCGGAGGTCACCACCGCGGCACCCTGGTGCCTGCAGTGGCAGGAGCACGACGACGTCGTTGCATGGCTTCACGCCCTGTGGCTCGCATACCAGCAGCACAAGGACCCCGAAGCCGGGCTCTCCGGCCTGTTCGTGTGGCACCGGGACTTCCTCACCCACGCCATCGCGGCGATCCGCGCGCCGGGCGGTCCGCTGTCGGCCTGCATGACCTCACCCGAGCGTCCCGCCCACCGGCTCCTGCCGGGCCCGCCTCCCTCGACACGTACGGAGATGGCGACGGCGAGCGCGGCGGAAGCCGCCGGGTCCCCTGAGCCGGACGAGCCGACGTCGTGAACGGTGGCCAGCAACCGGCTTTCGGCCTGAGCTTCGACCCCCGAGCCCTGACCGATCTCCTCCAGGCGCCCAGCGACATCCGCGATCTCACCCTCGCCTACCTGCAGGAAGTCGTGAACGCGCAGCGCTTCGGGCTCCGGCTCACCGGCGACCTGGAGGGCTACCGCAAGCTGTTCGTGGACTCCCGCAAGGACTGGCGCGTCGTCTACGGCGTCCGCCCGGCGCCCGCAGAGTCCACGCACCAGCGGGAGATCCACGTCGTCGCGGTCCGGCCGCGTGCGGGAAACGACGTCTACGACGAGGTCGGCCGCCGCCTGGGGATGCCCCGCCGGCCGCTGAGCGCCCGCACCCACGCGGCACGCTCCCGCTCCCCGCAGCTCACGACCCGTAGCCCCGCACCGCGGCCCGGTCCGTTTCCCTCCGCGCTGCCGGGCCTTCCCCGCCCCGCGCAGAACCCCTCCCACCATCACACCCGCTGAACAACGGAGCCACGCCTATGCCCCCTGACCCCGCGCCGGCAGCAGCCCGGCGTGCGGTGTCCCCACTCGACCATCGCATCGAAGCTGTCACCGGCCTGGACGTCGACACCCTCTGGGCGTACCGCGACCGCGGCGTCCTCGACGAGGCACATGCCCACCTGGTCGACCGGCACCGCGAGCTGACACAGGCCGAGACCGGCGTTACCTTCTACCGCGTCCTCCTCCACCGCCTGTCCAACGGCGAGTTTCCCGTCGACAGCGCCCTGCTGACGCGCATCGACCGCACCGTGGACCAGCTGGAGGAAGCCGCCACCGCCCGCGACGCCGCCGTCCGGAAGGTGATCACCGCCTTGGACCCCATCGAGCGCGCGGCCACAACGGCCTCGGCGCCCAGCGACAAGCCGCTGTCGACTGCGGACCAGGCGGCGCTGCTCGCCATCGCCGGCGGCGCCAAGCTCTACGAGCACCTCCTGACCGGCCGGATGTCCGTGACCACTGCCTCCGGCACCCGCATCCCTTTCGCCGAGTTGCAGCCGCTGGAGGACGCCGGCCTGGTTTCCCGGGACACCAGCCACCCGGTGCACGCCGGCCAACCCGTCGCACTGACCGACGCCGGACGCGCCGCACTGTCCGCCGCCCGCCGGACACCCACCACGACCCAGGCGCCGAAGCCCCCGGCGCGGTCGGGGGCCTGGCCGTCCACACCCGTACGTCGGCGCTGAACTCCCGAAAGGCCCTTGTTGTCCCCCAGCGAACCGGCATCCGCCCGGAAGCCCCTGCCCGCCGTCGAATTCGACGTGGACGACCTCGATGCCGATGAAGAAGTCTCACTCGACTTCTACCGTCAGGTCGAAGTGCGGTCAGACATGCTCGTCCCCCTCGCGGAGCACCACGCCGGCGTGCACAGCTACTACGTGCTGTTCGACCGCACCGCCACCTGGGGCCACCCCGGCATGCCGCAGTACGTCGCCGTGCACCTGCTACGTGACCAGGAAAAGGAGACGTTCACCTTCGAGAAGGAGCTGCTGCCGCTGCCCGTGATGGCGCAGTCCTGGCTGATCCATCGCGGCTGCCCGGCCGGCGCCATCGCCCTCAACCCCGAACTGGGCCCGCCGCCGGCGGACGAGGCGACGCGGGCGCTGGAGCAACGCCTCGCAGGCGACGGCGACCACTACGCGATGGGCTACTCCTACAGCCGCGACGACCCGGACGACATGGTCACCGTCGTGGCACTGCGCGCGCTCGACGAGCGAGCCGCCTCCCCGTTCCGCGTCGTGGTCGAGGAAGTCGACACCGACGCGTGGACCCACACCCTGCGCGAGGGCGGTTTCGCCACGGTCGAAGAGGCCCTTCAGTGGTGCAACGACCGGCTCACCGGCGAGGCCGGCCCTCTCCCGCCGGTCCGCCTGGCCGCGTCATTCACCCGTCCAGCTGCCCTGCCGAAGGCCCCCGCTCCACGCCCGCCCGGCCGCTCACGCTGAATCCCGGGG
It encodes the following:
- a CDS encoding DNA-methyltransferase; this translates as MPFSLHQGDALSVLAGLPDDCVDSVITDPPYNSGGRTAKERTTRSAKQKYTSADAQHALPDFTGENMDQRSYGFWLTQIMTEAHRLTKTGGTALLFTDWRQLPVTTDAIQAAGWLWRGVLAWHKPQARPQRGRFTQNCEFIVWASKGAIDGSRNPVYLPGMYSASQPSGAKRQHITQKPVEVMRELVKISPEGGTVLDFCAGSGSTGVAALLEGRDFIGVEKTEHYASIAADRLTETVRETLTQDAVTLTV
- a CDS encoding DUF4913 domain-containing protein; translated protein: MEQSAQHAQQLDHLAAAPAPAGSPFAAFGMPGLGGPPPAAPPEPRPILELDGEEREDELDALSDWVDDFFLPVYGAEVTTAAPWCLQWQEHDDVVAWLHALWLAYQQHKDPEAGLSGLFVWHRDFLTHAIAAIRAPGGPLSACMTSPERPAHRLLPGPPPSTRTEMATASAAEAAGSPEPDEPTS